From Chryseobacterium salivictor, a single genomic window includes:
- a CDS encoding gliding motility lipoprotein GldH — translation MHKIMGAFFVLLFLASCSKDAEQVFVNNLNGKWDKKAEQKFDFKVTDAQKAKNIIFVVRNNNDYPYSNIRLIVNFHDGQTKKKSTDTLNYILAEPNGRWIGKGFGDTKETLFQYKLDYKFPANGDYSIGIIQAMRNDNLPGIEDIGVKIETAQP, via the coding sequence ATGCATAAGATAATGGGTGCTTTTTTCGTTTTGCTTTTTCTTGCCAGTTGCAGCAAAGATGCTGAACAGGTGTTCGTGAATAATCTCAATGGAAAATGGGACAAAAAAGCAGAACAGAAATTTGACTTTAAAGTAACAGATGCTCAAAAAGCAAAAAATATTATATTTGTTGTAAGAAATAATAACGATTATCCGTACAGCAATATCAGGTTGATAGTTAATTTCCATGATGGGCAGACGAAAAAGAAGAGTACAGATACCCTGAATTATATTTTGGCAGAACCCAACGGCAGGTGGATAGGAAAAGGTTTCGGCGATACCAAAGAAACCCTCTTTCAGTATAAATTAGATTATAAATTTCCGGCTAACGGTGATTATTCCATCGGGATTATTCAGGCGATGAGAAATGATAACCTGCCCGGAATTGAAGATATTGGCGTAAAAATAGAAACAGCACAACCGTAA
- a CDS encoding PSP1 domain-containing protein — MSCGCKTSGDSSHSCGTKSANGCGSVDTCGNSYKLSVFDWLSNINNPSQSQTDFVEVRFKNDRKFFYKNVNKLPLHMGSVITVESSPGHDIGVVSLTGELVKIQMKKKNVSEENPLKIYRLANQKDIEVWQDARGKEESVKIQARKIAYALNLEMKITDVEYQGDGTKVTFFYTAETRVDFRQLIKEFASLFRAKIDMKQIGFRQEAAKVGGIGSCGRELCCSTWLTDFRSVNTNAARYQQLSINPQKLAGQCGKLKCCLNYELDSYLDALSDFPPSSTTIDTEKGKAFCIKIDVFKKRMWFAYADHSMAWYDLDVQDVKKMIAKNKKGEKAPPLEDVKVHDIPVKSVDLIQENNMDRFERRNKNTGKNQNKRKPNNQQKSENKPAANQGEKRKRISEKPAEKPVNKPVQSNAKPPQQKPKNFKKKPQPKRDDNA, encoded by the coding sequence ATGAGTTGTGGATGTAAAACATCCGGCGATTCGTCCCATTCATGCGGAACAAAATCCGCGAATGGCTGTGGAAGTGTAGATACTTGCGGGAATAGCTATAAATTAAGTGTTTTCGATTGGCTTTCGAATATTAACAATCCATCTCAATCTCAAACAGATTTTGTGGAAGTAAGATTCAAGAACGATCGCAAATTTTTTTATAAAAACGTCAATAAATTACCGCTTCATATGGGAAGCGTTATCACAGTAGAATCTAGTCCGGGTCACGATATAGGTGTAGTAAGCCTTACAGGAGAATTGGTAAAAATTCAGATGAAAAAGAAAAATGTCTCTGAAGAAAACCCTCTGAAAATTTACCGTTTAGCCAACCAAAAAGATATTGAGGTATGGCAGGATGCCCGCGGAAAAGAAGAAAGCGTAAAAATTCAGGCCAGAAAGATTGCGTATGCACTCAATCTTGAAATGAAAATCACCGATGTGGAATACCAGGGTGACGGCACGAAAGTTACCTTTTTTTATACCGCAGAAACGCGGGTGGATTTCCGCCAGCTGATTAAAGAATTCGCTTCTTTATTCCGCGCTAAGATTGATATGAAACAGATCGGTTTCCGGCAGGAAGCAGCAAAAGTCGGAGGCATCGGGTCCTGCGGAAGAGAGTTGTGCTGTTCAACCTGGCTGACGGATTTCCGTTCTGTAAATACTAATGCGGCACGGTATCAGCAACTGAGCATCAATCCTCAGAAACTAGCCGGCCAATGTGGAAAGCTGAAATGTTGCCTTAACTATGAACTCGACAGTTATTTGGATGCGCTGAGCGATTTTCCACCATCGTCAACAACCATTGATACCGAAAAAGGAAAAGCGTTCTGTATTAAAATTGATGTCTTCAAAAAGAGAATGTGGTTTGCTTATGCAGATCATTCAATGGCATGGTATGATTTGGATGTTCAGGATGTGAAAAAGATGATTGCCAAAAATAAAAAAGGCGAGAAAGCACCACCTTTGGAAGACGTAAAAGTTCATGATATCCCTGTGAAATCAGTAGATTTAATTCAGGAAAATAATATGGACCGCTTCGAAAGAAGAAATAAAAACACAGGTAAAAATCAAAATAAAAGAAAGCCAAACAACCAGCAAAAGTCAGAGAACAAACCGGCGGCAAATCAAGGCGAAAAAAGAAAGAGAATTTCTGAAAAACCAGCTGAAAAGCCTGTTAATAAACCAGTCCAGTCAAATGCAAAGCCACCTCAACAAAAGCCCAAAAACTTTAAAAAGAAGCCTCAGCCAAAACGTGATGACAATGCATAA
- a CDS encoding OmpP1/FadL family transporter encodes MKKIVLTTALLAGVLAHAGGFRVSLQGVKQLAMAHTSAHAEDASVTFFNPAGMSFIPSKLSVAAGGFGAKSIVTYQNLSTLESYETNNPLGTPVYAAIAYKVLDNVSVGFNLSTPFGSTIEWPSDWAGREIVQRLELKAFYFQPMISFKLAPWASVGGSYIYAKGSVNWDKAVTQLGGTLNLTDDKASGSGFGIGFYFQPDEKWDISIAYRSPIDMEAKNGKVSFDISPALYPSLGLDAAGTDSFKATLPLVNEYTVGVTYKVTPKWLVSADFNYSGWDRYSQLTLDFANAPIGNQPNDPTVLVSPKNFKSTQTWRVGTQYKINDMIAARAGYYYDQSPYTDENFQAETPSFDSNVITAGLGFNIAKGFGVDVAGAIALPKSRDVKNSFNNFFGQAKAKAYYFGLGLSYNVF; translated from the coding sequence ATGAAAAAAATAGTTTTAACAACAGCATTGTTGGCTGGGGTTCTTGCTCACGCCGGAGGCTTTAGAGTTTCTTTACAAGGTGTAAAGCAATTAGCAATGGCTCACACAAGCGCGCATGCGGAGGATGCAAGTGTGACATTTTTCAATCCTGCAGGAATGTCTTTCATCCCTTCTAAATTAAGTGTTGCAGCTGGTGGTTTTGGTGCCAAATCAATTGTAACCTACCAAAATTTATCTACTCTTGAATCTTATGAGACCAATAACCCTCTTGGAACTCCGGTTTATGCTGCGATAGCGTATAAAGTTTTAGACAATGTTTCTGTAGGATTTAATTTATCTACACCGTTTGGCAGTACTATTGAATGGCCTTCTGACTGGGCTGGCCGCGAAATCGTACAGCGCCTGGAGTTGAAAGCCTTTTATTTTCAACCGATGATTTCATTTAAATTAGCGCCTTGGGCTTCTGTGGGTGGTAGTTACATCTATGCAAAAGGAAGTGTAAACTGGGACAAAGCGGTGACTCAGTTAGGAGGAACCCTTAACCTGACAGATGATAAAGCGTCTGGTAGCGGTTTTGGCATTGGTTTTTATTTCCAACCTGATGAAAAATGGGACATAAGCATTGCTTACCGCTCACCGATAGATATGGAAGCGAAAAATGGAAAAGTAAGCTTCGATATTTCTCCGGCTCTATATCCTTCTTTAGGTCTTGATGCCGCCGGAACAGATTCTTTCAAAGCAACCTTGCCTTTAGTAAATGAATATACTGTAGGTGTTACTTACAAGGTGACTCCGAAATGGTTGGTTTCTGCAGACTTTAATTACAGCGGTTGGGACCGATACAGCCAGCTTACTTTGGATTTTGCAAATGCACCGATTGGGAATCAGCCGAACGATCCAACAGTTTTGGTTAGCCCGAAGAATTTCAAAAGCACCCAGACCTGGAGAGTGGGAACTCAGTATAAAATCAATGATATGATTGCAGCACGTGCCGGATATTATTATGACCAGTCGCCATATACGGATGAGAATTTCCAGGCGGAAACACCATCTTTCGACTCTAATGTTATTACGGCCGGTTTAGGATTTAACATTGCTAAAGGATTTGGAGTAGATGTCGCAGGAGCAATTGCACTTCCAAAAAGCAGAGACGTGAAAAACTCTTTTAACAACTTCTTCGGACAGGCGAAAGCGAAAGCGTATTATTTCGGTTTAGGTCTCTCATATAACGTATTTTAA
- a CDS encoding SGNH/GDSL hydrolase family protein: MKKILISTIAVSALFFTISCETDFDTDVSSIQVTNGEANFSKYVSLGNSLTSGFRDNALYIDGQNDSYPNIMAQQMKLAGGGAFVQPLMADNNGGLILGGTVVQATKLYIKSFTNGAPDIVNVNATPTTNVATKITGSLNNMGIPGAKSFHLITPGYGNIAGVSTGTANPYYARFSSSATSRVLDDAIAQKPTFYSLWIGNNDVLSYATTGGMGTDQKGNTNPATYGPNDISDPAVVAGSIQTILQTFKNSGVTKGVIANIPSVTSIPYFTTVPYNPLTPAALGANLSVLNASLYTTLKQALTAFGAGNRINLLSATATNPVLIKDVSLTNLSAELTLALTPSLGAPTAAAFGQIYGQARQSTPGDYILLPTKSVIGSTVSGAPASINVYGISYPLENQHVLTEAEAAKVKAAVDAYNASIKSLADSYGLAFVDANAKMNELNGLSGIQFDGVKYTAKFVTGGTFSLDGVHLTGRGYAIVANEFLKMINQKYKSTLPMVEVNKYQGVTFPK, encoded by the coding sequence ATGAAAAAAATATTAATTTCAACAATCGCTGTTTCAGCATTATTTTTTACAATAAGCTGTGAAACAGATTTTGATACCGATGTAAGCAGCATTCAGGTTACCAATGGAGAAGCAAACTTTTCCAAATATGTTTCACTGGGAAACTCTTTGACCTCGGGATTCAGAGACAACGCTTTGTACATTGACGGACAAAATGATTCCTACCCAAATATCATGGCCCAGCAAATGAAACTTGCAGGTGGCGGCGCTTTCGTGCAACCATTAATGGCGGATAATAACGGTGGATTGATCCTTGGCGGAACTGTAGTACAGGCTACCAAATTATATATTAAATCATTTACAAACGGTGCTCCTGATATTGTGAATGTAAATGCGACGCCAACTACAAATGTTGCTACAAAAATTACAGGTTCACTAAATAATATGGGAATACCGGGTGCGAAATCCTTTCACCTTATCACTCCTGGATACGGAAATATTGCAGGCGTCTCAACAGGAACAGCAAATCCATATTATGCAAGATTTTCATCAAGTGCAACTTCCAGAGTGTTGGATGATGCGATTGCTCAAAAACCAACTTTCTATTCTTTGTGGATTGGAAACAATGATGTTTTAAGTTATGCTACAACCGGTGGAATGGGTACAGACCAAAAAGGAAATACCAACCCAGCGACTTATGGTCCAAATGACATCTCTGATCCGGCCGTGGTTGCAGGGTCAATTCAAACTATTTTACAAACTTTTAAAAATTCCGGCGTCACCAAGGGAGTTATTGCAAACATTCCTTCTGTCACTTCAATTCCTTACTTTACTACTGTTCCTTACAATCCGCTAACACCGGCAGCTTTAGGAGCAAATCTGAGTGTTTTGAATGCCAGTTTGTACACCACATTAAAACAAGCACTTACCGCTTTTGGGGCTGGAAATAGAATTAATTTACTTTCTGCTACTGCTACCAACCCAGTTTTAATTAAAGATGTGTCTTTAACTAATCTGTCTGCGGAACTTACCCTTGCATTAACTCCATCATTGGGAGCACCAACAGCAGCTGCTTTTGGTCAGATTTATGGTCAGGCAAGACAAAGCACCCCAGGGGATTATATCCTGTTGCCAACGAAATCAGTAATTGGTTCTACAGTGTCGGGAGCACCAGCTTCGATCAATGTTTATGGTATTTCATATCCTTTGGAAAATCAACATGTTTTAACAGAAGCAGAAGCAGCTAAAGTAAAAGCAGCTGTTGATGCATATAATGCTTCTATAAAATCACTTGCAGACAGCTATGGATTAGCTTTCGTAGATGCAAATGCGAAAATGAATGAATTGAACGGCCTGTCCGGAATCCAGTTCGATGGTGTGAAATATACCGCAAAATTTGTTACAGGAGGAACTTTCTCTCTGGATGGAGTTCACCTAACAGGAAGAGGATATGCAATTGTTGCCAATGAATTTTTGAAAATGATTAACCAAAAATATAAATCCACTTTACCAATGGTAGAGGTGAATAAGTATCAAGGAGTAACATTCCCGAAATAA
- a CDS encoding ribose-phosphate pyrophosphokinase: MAEQASYLFSTRTSKVLAEKIAQFYGQEMGKINFQEFSDGEFEPVLDESVRGGRVFLIGSTFPPADNLLELLLMIDAAKRASAKSVTVVLPYYGLARQDRKDQPRAPIGAKLVANLLTAAGATRVMTMDLHADQIQGFFEIPVDHLYASTIFIEYIQQLKLEDLTIASPDMGGAKRAKNYASHLGADVVIAYKERKKANVIEEMFLIGHVEGRNVILIDDMIDTAGTLCKAADILMANGAKTVRAMATHGVLSGKAYENIENSKLLEVIVTDTIPIKTELSSKIKVLSCAELFADVMKMVHEHKSISDKFII; this comes from the coding sequence ATGGCTGAGCAGGCAAGTTATTTATTCTCTACCAGGACGAGCAAAGTTTTGGCGGAAAAAATTGCACAATTTTATGGGCAAGAAATGGGGAAAATTAATTTCCAGGAATTTAGTGATGGGGAATTCGAACCCGTATTGGATGAATCTGTTCGTGGTGGGCGGGTTTTTTTAATTGGATCCACTTTTCCACCGGCAGACAATCTTCTTGAGTTACTGCTCATGATTGATGCAGCCAAACGAGCATCTGCAAAAAGTGTCACGGTAGTTTTGCCTTATTACGGTCTGGCAAGACAGGATCGAAAGGACCAACCCAGAGCTCCAATCGGCGCTAAACTGGTTGCAAACCTACTCACCGCAGCTGGTGCAACCCGTGTGATGACCATGGATTTACACGCAGATCAAATCCAGGGATTTTTTGAAATTCCGGTAGATCATCTCTATGCCTCTACGATTTTCATTGAGTATATCCAGCAGTTAAAGTTAGAGGATCTTACGATCGCTTCACCGGATATGGGCGGTGCAAAAAGAGCAAAAAATTATGCAAGTCATCTTGGGGCAGACGTGGTAATCGCCTACAAAGAAAGAAAGAAAGCCAACGTTATCGAAGAAATGTTTTTGATTGGTCATGTAGAAGGGAGAAATGTAATCCTTATCGATGATATGATTGATACGGCGGGAACCCTCTGCAAAGCGGCAGATATTCTGATGGCTAACGGAGCGAAAACTGTCCGGGCAATGGCAACACATGGTGTGCTTTCGGGGAAAGCGTATGAAAACATTGAGAACTCCAAACTTTTAGAAGTGATTGTCACCGATACAATTCCTATCAAAACAGAATTATCTTCAAAAATAAAAGTATTGTCCTGTGCAGAACTCTTTGCAGACGTGATGAAAATGGTTCATGAACACAAATCGATAAGCGATAAATTCATTATTTAA
- a CDS encoding 50S ribosomal protein L25/general stress protein Ctc: MKSITIQGTKRESVGKKSTKALRDAELVPCVVYGGAETLNFSAEEKSFKGLVYTPEAHTVSIEVDGKTIPAVLQDIQFHPLTDKILHADFYQLSDDKPVVMEVPVKLTGRSKGVVAGGAMRQSFRKLKVKAIPANLPDEIVVDVTPLKIGSKLYVGDIKTEGFSFMHPANAVVVAVKMSRTAAKGGMSVDEDEEEETPAGDAPATEETSAE, from the coding sequence ATGAAATCAATTACAATTCAAGGTACAAAAAGAGAAAGCGTAGGCAAGAAGTCTACTAAAGCCTTACGTGATGCTGAATTAGTTCCTTGTGTTGTTTACGGAGGCGCCGAAACTTTAAATTTTTCTGCAGAAGAAAAATCTTTCAAAGGTTTGGTATATACTCCTGAAGCACACACGGTATCTATTGAGGTTGACGGAAAAACCATTCCTGCCGTACTTCAGGACATTCAGTTCCACCCACTGACAGACAAAATCCTACACGCTGATTTCTATCAGTTGTCAGATGATAAACCTGTGGTGATGGAAGTTCCGGTAAAACTTACAGGACGTTCAAAAGGTGTTGTTGCCGGTGGTGCAATGAGACAGTCTTTCAGAAAACTGAAAGTGAAAGCAATCCCTGCAAACCTTCCAGACGAAATCGTGGTAGATGTTACTCCACTTAAAATTGGCAGCAAACTTTATGTTGGCGATATCAAAACAGAAGGATTCTCTTTCATGCATCCTGCCAACGCAGTAGTAGTTGCTGTTAAGATGTCCAGAACTGCAGCCAAAGGCGGTATGTCTGTTGACGAAGATGAAGAAGAAGAAACTCCAGCAGGAGACGCTCCAGCTACGGAAGAAACAAGTGCAGAATAA
- a CDS encoding energy transducer TonB yields the protein MVKNYFDYQRSMLNTEFRKRFDNEVTTNDKMAVEKDFHEFMRKLDSLQNNALIHALVKVKIREDLNQLQKQVPSSGNNPEKAKVSSNAAYPGGFNSMRQQIAERFYTNAVLADHKMMRTDLLFVVERDGSITSVKAEGDNSTFNRQAEIALYLLPEKFAPAFINGTAVRYRFRLPLSMNFE from the coding sequence ATGGTGAAAAATTATTTTGATTATCAGCGTTCCATGCTGAACACTGAATTCCGGAAGCGATTCGATAATGAAGTTACCACCAATGATAAAATGGCGGTTGAAAAGGATTTTCACGAGTTTATGCGAAAACTCGACAGCCTTCAGAATAACGCTTTGATTCACGCTTTAGTAAAGGTCAAAATACGGGAAGATTTAAACCAACTTCAAAAGCAGGTGCCATCTTCCGGCAATAATCCGGAAAAAGCTAAAGTAAGCAGCAATGCAGCTTATCCCGGCGGTTTCAATAGCATGCGCCAGCAAATCGCAGAGCGGTTTTATACCAATGCGGTTCTAGCTGACCATAAAATGATGAGAACAGACTTGCTCTTTGTTGTTGAAAGAGATGGGTCAATAACTTCCGTAAAAGCAGAAGGAGATAATTCCACCTTTAACCGCCAGGCCGAAATTGCCCTTTATCTTCTCCCGGAAAAATTTGCTCCGGCTTTCATTAATGGAACAGCGGTGCGATACCGTTTCAGACTGCCTTTGTCCATGAATTTCGAATAG
- a CDS encoding DUF3575 domain-containing protein, producing MKNFLLIGTLLFAFSVQAQNTADQRQNDIIISPIELIAGPALNVSYERLLNKDSGIGINALLLLDNKDNGDGLQSQISPYYRMYFGKGYASGFFVEGFIPITTSNDSVYTPYVGPGYYASSYTYQKNTTVGAGIGFGGKWVARRNIVFEASIGIARRFGMKSEYSDTPVTGKGMLGIGYRF from the coding sequence ATGAAAAACTTTTTACTGATTGGCACTCTTCTCTTTGCATTTAGCGTTCAGGCACAAAATACTGCTGACCAAAGACAAAATGACATTATAATCAGTCCGATTGAATTAATCGCAGGACCGGCTTTGAATGTATCTTACGAAAGGTTGCTGAATAAAGATTCCGGTATAGGTATTAACGCCTTGTTGCTTTTAGATAATAAAGACAATGGAGATGGTTTGCAATCGCAAATTTCACCTTATTACCGAATGTATTTTGGCAAAGGATATGCTTCTGGATTTTTTGTGGAAGGTTTTATACCGATTACCACGTCAAATGACTCGGTGTACACTCCTTACGTTGGTCCCGGTTATTATGCATCTTCTTATACATATCAAAAGAATACGACCGTAGGAGCCGGAATTGGTTTTGGTGGAAAATGGGTTGCCAGAAGAAATATTGTTTTCGAAGCAAGTATAGGAATTGCCAGAAGATTTGGGATGAAATCTGAATATTCTGATACGCCGGTTACAGGAAAAGGAATGCTGGGAATTGGTTATCGTTTCTAG
- a CDS encoding nucleoside deaminase yields MFTDEYYMKMALQQAQIAFEKEEVPIGCVIVSNDRILAKTHNLTETLNDVTAHAEMQAITSAANYLGGKYLQNCTMYVTLEPCVMCSGALSWSQISKVVIGARDEQRGFINKHLQLHPKTEIVVGVMDHECSVIVKEFFKNRR; encoded by the coding sequence ATGTTTACCGACGAATACTATATGAAAATGGCGCTACAGCAGGCGCAGATCGCTTTTGAAAAAGAGGAGGTCCCCATCGGCTGTGTGATCGTTTCCAATGACCGGATATTGGCCAAAACCCACAACCTGACAGAGACTTTGAATGATGTTACTGCGCACGCGGAGATGCAGGCGATTACCTCTGCAGCAAATTACCTAGGCGGCAAATATCTGCAAAACTGTACGATGTATGTCACGCTCGAGCCTTGTGTAATGTGCTCCGGGGCGTTAAGCTGGTCGCAAATTTCTAAAGTCGTGATTGGCGCGAGAGATGAACAAAGAGGTTTTATCAATAAACATTTACAGCTGCATCCAAAAACAGAAATTGTTGTAGGCGTGATGGATCATGAATGTTCCGTAATTGTAAAAGAGTTTTTTAAAAATAGAAGATAG
- a CDS encoding type III pantothenate kinase, whose protein sequence is MNSIIINIGNTNIRFGLFNDDNCDVSWILNTKPYRTSDEMQMQFMMMYQTHRIEAENIDKIIIGSVVPQLTYDVSRAIQKIHGKKPTVVDRNTPSEVQSKSKQMGTDIYANLVAAHHLYPAGKKKIIFDFGTALTASCINESGETLGVIIAPGIITALNSLIHDTAQLPEIELVKPKSVLGLDTVSCMQSGMVYGYLGMVEGFVDRINDEVEDECFVIATGGVSHVYKPLTDKIQIADRLHTLKGLYYLGKDL, encoded by the coding sequence ATGAATTCGATCATAATCAATATAGGAAACACCAACATCCGATTCGGACTTTTTAATGACGACAACTGCGATGTATCCTGGATTTTAAATACTAAACCGTATAGAACCAGCGATGAAATGCAGATGCAGTTTATGATGATGTATCAAACGCATAGAATTGAAGCTGAAAATATCGACAAAATAATTATTGGATCGGTAGTTCCTCAGCTCACTTACGACGTTTCAAGAGCGATTCAGAAAATTCACGGTAAAAAACCAACTGTTGTTGATCGAAATACTCCGTCAGAAGTTCAGTCAAAATCAAAACAAATGGGTACCGATATTTATGCCAACTTGGTCGCCGCACATCATCTTTATCCTGCTGGTAAAAAGAAAATTATTTTTGATTTCGGTACAGCATTAACGGCGAGCTGCATTAATGAAAGCGGAGAAACCCTCGGAGTGATTATCGCTCCGGGAATTATTACTGCTCTGAATTCTTTAATTCACGACACCGCACAACTGCCGGAAATCGAACTGGTAAAACCGAAATCCGTTTTGGGCTTAGATACCGTTTCCTGTATGCAAAGCGGGATGGTATATGGTTATCTAGGAATGGTTGAAGGATTTGTGGACCGTATTAATGATGAAGTTGAAGATGAATGTTTCGTGATCGCAACCGGCGGTGTTTCCCATGTTTACAAACCTTTAACGGACAAGATTCAGATTGCGGACCGATTGCATACTTTGAAAGGATTGTATTATTTAGGAAAAGATTTATAA
- a CDS encoding M1 family metallopeptidase: protein MNKGFLIILTLFFGILSAQKNAYYQQYAKYKMDIDVDAKNFTYNGNQTLTYTNNSPDELDVVYFHLYWNAFKPGSMMDQRIAGQGKNGDSRLQNNGISRLASIPKDEEGAQNIHWIKQNGKNLKFEIQETVMKVYLDSPIKANSSTIFMMEWDAVIPMQIRRAGRNNREGIDMTVTQWYPKIAEYDYDGWATFDYIGREFHAPFSDFEVNIKIDKEYVIGAGGTLENPLEVKGYDKKATIKADKNNKTTWKWTAKNMLDFAWAADRDYTVDSFVVLDGPKVYFVYQKSEKTKYWDESKPYVTKFFQIMNATFGRYVYPSYSFIQGGDGGMEYGMCTMILGEAKSLDGLVGLMVHEGGHSWNQQIMAYNESVRPWMDEGFTSYYDDSVMYQLFPPKTPQANPFTGSLDRYRNFVKKGIEEPAVWLGDHHDNGSAYSFATYVKGELFLVQLGYIMGEQNLALVMKEFYNEWHLKHPTDRDFMHIAQKVSGMDLKWFLNYWINTTKTIDYGIKEVKYNESSTTIILENKGTIPMPIDFSILTTDKKVVNYQIPLNMTHTWKTKDIYGDFKTEAYWPWTQKDYTFTIPYNKSQISALGIDFSQRLADVNLEDNLVEVK, encoded by the coding sequence ATGAACAAAGGGTTTCTCATTATTCTTACTTTATTTTTCGGAATATTATCAGCGCAGAAAAACGCCTATTATCAGCAATACGCCAAATACAAAATGGATATTGATGTGGATGCGAAAAACTTCACCTACAACGGAAATCAAACGTTGACGTACACCAACAATTCCCCGGATGAATTGGATGTAGTCTATTTTCACCTTTATTGGAATGCCTTTAAGCCGGGATCCATGATGGATCAAAGAATTGCGGGTCAAGGTAAAAATGGGGATTCGAGATTACAGAATAATGGCATTTCGCGTTTAGCTTCAATTCCCAAAGATGAAGAAGGTGCGCAAAACATACACTGGATCAAGCAAAATGGAAAAAACTTGAAATTTGAAATCCAGGAAACGGTGATGAAAGTGTATCTGGATTCTCCGATAAAAGCCAATTCGTCAACCATATTTATGATGGAATGGGACGCAGTGATCCCGATGCAGATTCGCCGTGCCGGCAGAAACAACCGCGAAGGAATCGATATGACGGTCACACAGTGGTATCCGAAAATTGCAGAATACGATTATGATGGCTGGGCAACTTTTGATTATATCGGAAGAGAATTTCACGCCCCTTTTTCTGATTTTGAAGTCAACATTAAAATCGATAAAGAGTATGTGATCGGAGCGGGCGGAACTTTAGAAAACCCTTTGGAAGTAAAAGGTTATGATAAGAAAGCCACCATTAAAGCCGATAAAAATAACAAAACCACCTGGAAATGGACTGCCAAAAACATGTTGGATTTCGCCTGGGCTGCAGACCGTGATTATACCGTAGATTCATTTGTGGTTTTAGACGGACCGAAAGTTTATTTCGTTTATCAAAAATCTGAAAAGACCAAATACTGGGACGAGTCAAAACCATATGTGACCAAATTTTTCCAAATAATGAATGCTACTTTCGGCAGATACGTTTATCCTTCATACTCTTTTATTCAGGGTGGCGACGGCGGAATGGAATATGGAATGTGCACCATGATTCTGGGCGAAGCGAAAAGTTTAGACGGTCTTGTAGGTTTAATGGTTCATGAAGGCGGGCATTCCTGGAACCAGCAGATTATGGCTTACAACGAAAGTGTCCGGCCGTGGATGGATGAAGGTTTTACAAGTTATTATGATGATTCTGTGATGTACCAGTTATTTCCACCAAAAACACCACAGGCAAATCCGTTTACGGGAAGTTTGGACCGGTACAGGAATTTTGTGAAAAAAGGAATTGAAGAACCTGCCGTCTGGTTAGGAGACCATCACGATAATGGAAGCGCTTACTCTTTCGCAACTTATGTAAAAGGTGAACTCTTTTTGGTGCAGCTGGGCTATATTATGGGAGAACAAAACCTGGCTTTGGTCATGAAAGAATTTTATAATGAATGGCACTTGAAACATCCAACGGACAGAGATTTCATGCACATCGCACAGAAAGTTTCGGGAATGGATTTAAAGTGGTTCCTCAATTATTGGATCAACACCACCAAAACCATTGATTACGGAATTAAAGAGGTGAAATACAACGAAAGCTCGACCACCATTATTTTAGAAAATAAAGGAACAATTCCGATGCCTATTGACTTTTCCATTTTAACGACTGATAAAAAAGTCGTGAATTACCAGATTCCTTTAAATATGACGCACACCTGGAAAACCAAAGATATTTACGGTGATTTCAAAACTGAAGCTTACTGGCCTTGGACGCAGAAAGATTATACCTTCACGATTCCTTATAATAAATCACAGATTTCTGCCTTGGGAATTGATTTTTCTCAACGGTTGGCAGATGTGAATCTGGAAGATAATTTGGTAGAAGTAAAATAA